In Bythopirellula goksoeyrii, a single window of DNA contains:
- a CDS encoding alpha-amylase/4-alpha-glucanotransferase domain-containing protein: protein MNQPLRLVLVLHNHQPIGNFDGVFEQAYQDSYLPFLNVFERYEKLRIALHTSGSLMEWLDANHPEYVDRLANLVSKGRIEIVGGAYFEPILTMIPSRDRRGQITTYTEWLQQRLGASVRGMWVPERVWEQSLTSDLAHSNINYTVLDDFHFKNAGLTTEQLHGYYVTEDDGNLLNVFPGSEQLRYLIPFQHADESINYLRSVAEQHPGAVVVFGDDGEKFGTWPGTKEHVYDRGWLAQFFDALSANSDWLQVTTPGEVVQNVPPLGKLYIPEGSYREMTEWALPAAKINEYEDLHHDFEEQGIWHRVAPFVKGGYWRNFKVKYPETNVMYSRMQLVSRRLEQLLKEGARGELIDQARLELYRGQCNCSYWHGAFGGVYLPHLRNGVYQHLIAAENLLNQYENRGWQLDQQSWVEIDAADFNLDGRPESRLANNRLLLLVSPVEGGQIYEFDVKTICHNLQATLTRRPEAYHRKVLNGPSNSRDDVASIHDQVVFKQEGLNERLGYDTWSRNSLVDHFYSVHVPREAVVAGNAEEIGDFVHGPYEAKLRRAAGRVQLQLAREGNVGGKRIQITKGITLTDEDSTIEIAYFVENLPDQHEFLFAPELNFAGLPSGADDRYFYNAEKQSLGQLGGHLDLTEITDLGMVDEWLGIDVGLAFDRPTAIWTYPVETVSQSEGGFELVHQSVAVVPHWHLVPDANGCWSVTMRLSVDTSVAEGRMMEAVVAATV from the coding sequence CAATCACCAGCCCATCGGCAATTTCGATGGTGTGTTTGAGCAGGCCTATCAGGACAGCTATCTGCCGTTCTTGAATGTCTTCGAGCGTTACGAAAAGTTGCGCATAGCCTTGCACACGAGCGGTTCGCTCATGGAATGGCTCGATGCCAACCATCCTGAGTACGTCGACCGCTTGGCAAATTTGGTCAGCAAAGGGCGGATCGAAATTGTCGGAGGTGCTTATTTTGAGCCCATCCTGACGATGATTCCCTCGCGTGACCGTCGGGGACAGATCACTACTTATACCGAGTGGCTCCAACAGCGGCTTGGCGCCTCAGTGCGAGGCATGTGGGTCCCTGAACGAGTGTGGGAGCAGTCGCTTACTAGCGATCTAGCTCACTCGAATATCAATTACACAGTACTCGACGACTTCCATTTCAAGAATGCGGGGCTGACCACCGAGCAGCTTCACGGCTACTACGTCACCGAAGACGATGGCAATCTGCTCAATGTGTTCCCCGGTAGCGAGCAGTTGCGCTATCTGATCCCTTTTCAGCATGCAGACGAATCGATCAACTATCTTCGCTCTGTGGCCGAGCAACATCCGGGTGCGGTCGTCGTATTTGGCGACGACGGTGAGAAGTTTGGCACTTGGCCTGGCACGAAGGAGCACGTGTACGATCGAGGTTGGCTCGCCCAGTTCTTCGATGCCCTGAGTGCAAATAGCGACTGGCTCCAAGTGACAACTCCCGGCGAAGTGGTCCAGAATGTTCCACCGCTTGGCAAGCTCTACATTCCTGAGGGGAGCTATCGTGAGATGACCGAGTGGGCACTCCCGGCAGCGAAAATCAATGAGTATGAAGACTTGCATCACGATTTTGAGGAACAAGGTATCTGGCACCGCGTTGCACCCTTCGTGAAGGGTGGCTACTGGCGGAACTTTAAAGTGAAATACCCCGAAACCAATGTGATGTACTCTCGGATGCAGTTGGTAAGTCGGCGACTTGAACAACTCCTCAAGGAAGGTGCCCGCGGGGAACTGATCGATCAGGCGCGCTTGGAACTCTATCGAGGACAGTGCAATTGTAGCTATTGGCATGGGGCGTTTGGTGGCGTTTACCTGCCCCATTTGCGCAACGGAGTGTACCAGCACTTGATCGCAGCCGAGAATCTACTCAACCAGTACGAAAATCGTGGTTGGCAGCTCGATCAGCAATCGTGGGTCGAGATCGACGCAGCCGACTTCAACTTAGATGGCCGGCCAGAAAGCCGATTGGCGAACAATCGGTTGCTGCTCTTGGTCTCACCTGTCGAGGGGGGGCAAATTTACGAATTTGATGTGAAAACCATTTGCCACAACTTGCAGGCGACCCTCACACGGCGTCCCGAGGCCTACCATCGCAAAGTACTTAATGGCCCCAGTAATAGCCGCGACGACGTTGCCAGCATCCACGATCAGGTCGTCTTCAAGCAAGAAGGGCTCAACGAGCGATTGGGTTACGATACCTGGTCTCGGAATTCGCTCGTGGACCATTTCTACTCGGTACATGTCCCCCGCGAAGCGGTCGTAGCCGGCAATGCTGAGGAAATCGGCGATTTCGTCCATGGCCCCTACGAAGCCAAGCTCCGCCGCGCTGCGGGTCGGGTTCAGTTGCAATTGGCCCGCGAAGGGAATGTCGGAGGGAAGCGAATTCAGATCACCAAGGGGATTACACTCACCGATGAAGACTCTACGATTGAGATCGCCTACTTCGTAGAAAACCTACCAGATCAACACGAATTCCTCTTCGCCCCAGAGCTGAATTTCGCAGGCCTTCCCTCCGGAGCCGACGACCGCTATTTCTACAACGCGGAGAAACAGTCTCTCGGGCAGCTAGGAGGTCATCTCGATCTCACCGAAATCACTGATCTCGGCATGGTAGACGAGTGGCTAGGAATCGACGTCGGCTTAGCCTTTGATCGGCCCACGGCAATTTGGACCTACCCCGTCGAGACGGTCAGCCAGAGTGAAGGCGGATTTGAACTCGTGCATCAATCGGTCGCCGTCGTCCCCCACTGGCACCTAGTGCCCGACGCCAACGGTTGCTGGAGCGTGACGATGCGTCTCTCGGTCGATACGAGTGTTGCCGAAGGACGGATGATGGAAGCCGTGGTGGCGGCGACGGTGTAG
- a CDS encoding BlaI/MecI/CopY family transcriptional regulator — protein sequence MPSFTPGELAVMRILWEQGELKPSEVQQRFPEPIKNPALRSYLKILLEKGHVTRRKVGKAYLYKAVTPRQKAFRSTLSELIETYCEGSAKSLVMNLIRNENLSEKELLELKQLADRGPPKKGKRK from the coding sequence ATGCCAAGTTTTACTCCGGGCGAGCTGGCCGTCATGCGCATCTTGTGGGAACAAGGTGAGCTCAAGCCAAGCGAAGTACAGCAGCGGTTCCCCGAACCAATCAAGAACCCCGCGCTTCGCTCTTATCTCAAAATCTTGCTTGAGAAGGGTCACGTGACCCGCCGCAAGGTCGGGAAAGCCTATCTCTATAAGGCAGTTACCCCTCGTCAAAAGGCCTTTCGTTCGACGCTCAGCGAACTAATCGAGACCTACTGCGAAGGCTCGGCAAAAAGCCTCGTAATGAATCTTATTCGGAATGAGAATCTCAGCGAGAAGGAACTCTTGGAACTGAAACAGTTGGCCGATCGTGGACCACCTAAAAAAGGCAAACGAAAATGA
- a CDS encoding M56 family metallopeptidase: MNVFILSSVASSLLMHSLLRITLVLTCAWIAHRLLSDHNPSWRILVWRVASVGILCLVVFSVQKPLFTLSLLPRIQTDSMTLIARTNDYAPVEPMASQLKTDETRSDHARRVPSDEPDARVPMVESSNMASEVQSAKQDAQPSQQQTKNVKQKARIWVSQFSWLLIVWVLGIAWGVARLLVGIAHVKQISRTSTDTPAWVKNSLQSLMNGELNASSFQLRCTRAFTSPCTVGFFQPTILLPEDLCNHSCREELLSALAHELEHIRGNDLRWNFAIHGMSIVLWFHPLVWRIRLAHADACDERCDSYAARSLPDPCQYGPTLARMALRAAEPTAPLVLTMARQSSISRRIAALEKGIGRLPVPRWQTSLVFSTAFFFVLCLAQVGINRSQAVATQAATEEAPEKNELAKIPKAGFDIYGDPLPQGAIARLGTLRYRHPGWYKHCAFLPDNETFVVGTDDNTVRFWDARSGKMVDELDFGEDRFVTFCLSHDGNRLATLSRSHRPNPLNRKDKENLIIWDSHSRQSIKRISWTEEGRGISTLAFSPSGESIAAAARDGTVSLWEIESGIEEIKQETIKGGEIESMVFSPSGEVIAVASQFGVKLFNLWTKENGRPLPGLPHGGQVVEFSPDGAMLAVGSDYNFAASLYDVQSGELLRQLHGKRKDYYREQLCFSSDGSTLIVPAREAHAVEFFDVESGELQNSLDAGIIQPRAVTISPDGKLLACVGSEDAIVVWDFETGETLSDSFIGHEEDPHELLFNRDGQELITGSVDGSIRIWDAATGRQIRRLSHEHWVAGLALSPDDKWILSCSLDETVRLWDFATGKERYRLPGHGRVGGNSTTAVAFSADGKKFYSFGIDLFLRAYSTKTGRILEEFAIRPSGMKIAENEAGTVKERIGDPFSEEQIDQAILSSGTSLLAVSGRRKSIIYFFDTKTGQEVNTFHAQDRLMRYVVSPAHNLLVTIEQSTKVGAQPNARPLRTYFLRKVNLDTKQVVQEIELAESFASALTLSEDGKLLALCQSDPNWSPISKQWIDVYSVDDLKPQARVPGFKNQVVRIEFSPDNSQLATSQRDSTVLIWNLKEFEFNTGITRINQSRPQLSMAGLNSNHSGSHP; this comes from the coding sequence ATGAACGTTTTTATCCTCTCTTCTGTCGCCTCATCTCTCTTGATGCATTCGCTACTGCGAATCACCCTGGTCCTTACTTGTGCGTGGATCGCCCATCGATTGCTCTCGGATCATAATCCAAGCTGGCGAATACTCGTCTGGCGCGTCGCTTCGGTTGGGATCCTCTGTTTGGTCGTTTTCAGCGTGCAGAAACCTCTTTTCACATTGTCACTGCTTCCTCGAATCCAAACTGATTCGATGACGTTGATTGCACGAACAAATGACTATGCTCCCGTAGAACCTATGGCTTCGCAACTTAAAACCGATGAAACTCGCTCTGACCATGCCCGTCGTGTTCCGTCTGATGAGCCAGATGCTCGAGTTCCCATGGTTGAATCTTCAAACATGGCATCAGAAGTGCAGTCAGCGAAACAAGATGCTCAACCCTCTCAGCAGCAAACCAAGAATGTCAAGCAAAAGGCACGCATTTGGGTTTCTCAATTCTCATGGTTACTCATCGTTTGGGTGCTGGGAATTGCCTGGGGAGTTGCTCGCCTGCTCGTTGGGATAGCCCACGTCAAACAGATTAGTCGCACCTCTACAGATACCCCAGCATGGGTGAAGAACAGCCTCCAATCGTTAATGAATGGCGAGTTAAATGCGTCCTCGTTTCAGTTGCGGTGTACTCGAGCATTTACCTCGCCATGCACCGTGGGATTCTTCCAGCCAACCATATTGCTGCCTGAAGATCTATGCAATCACTCTTGCCGAGAAGAACTGTTGTCGGCCCTGGCCCACGAACTGGAGCACATCCGTGGCAATGATCTTCGCTGGAACTTTGCGATTCACGGAATGTCCATCGTGTTGTGGTTCCATCCGCTTGTCTGGCGCATCCGACTCGCCCATGCTGATGCTTGTGACGAGCGTTGTGATTCCTATGCCGCGCGGTCACTACCCGATCCCTGCCAGTATGGGCCAACCCTGGCTCGGATGGCTCTGAGAGCTGCCGAACCAACAGCGCCTTTGGTACTGACCATGGCCCGCCAATCTTCGATCAGTCGCCGCATTGCCGCACTCGAAAAAGGGATCGGGAGACTTCCAGTCCCCCGTTGGCAGACATCGCTAGTCTTCTCGACCGCATTCTTTTTCGTGCTATGCCTCGCCCAGGTGGGGATCAATCGATCGCAAGCAGTCGCCACACAAGCTGCCACTGAGGAAGCACCCGAAAAGAATGAACTCGCCAAGATTCCCAAAGCGGGATTTGACATTTATGGCGATCCCTTGCCGCAGGGCGCCATCGCTCGATTAGGGACGCTTCGCTACCGTCATCCTGGCTGGTATAAACACTGCGCCTTCCTACCTGATAATGAAACCTTTGTGGTGGGTACAGACGACAATACAGTTCGGTTCTGGGATGCCCGCTCAGGAAAGATGGTGGATGAATTGGACTTCGGTGAAGATCGATTCGTTACCTTCTGTTTGTCCCACGATGGAAATCGACTTGCCACTTTGTCTCGTTCCCATCGCCCTAATCCACTAAATCGCAAAGATAAAGAGAATCTGATTATCTGGGATAGCCATTCGAGACAATCGATAAAGCGGATTTCATGGACCGAAGAGGGACGCGGTATTTCAACCCTAGCCTTCTCACCTAGTGGAGAGTCTATTGCAGCAGCAGCCAGAGATGGCACGGTAAGTCTATGGGAGATTGAATCTGGCATTGAGGAGATAAAGCAAGAGACAATCAAGGGTGGTGAAATCGAATCGATGGTATTTTCCCCGAGTGGAGAAGTTATCGCCGTCGCCAGTCAATTCGGTGTAAAGCTCTTTAACCTTTGGACTAAGGAGAATGGTCGCCCTTTGCCGGGATTGCCTCATGGGGGCCAAGTAGTAGAGTTTTCCCCCGATGGAGCTATGCTTGCCGTGGGAAGTGACTACAACTTTGCCGCCAGTCTCTACGACGTGCAATCTGGTGAACTCCTCCGCCAACTGCATGGCAAACGTAAGGATTATTATCGAGAGCAATTGTGCTTTTCGTCGGATGGAAGCACCCTCATTGTGCCGGCCCGAGAGGCCCACGCGGTTGAGTTTTTCGACGTCGAATCCGGGGAATTGCAGAACTCCTTGGATGCGGGAATCATTCAGCCGCGCGCAGTGACAATATCGCCCGATGGCAAGCTGCTAGCGTGCGTCGGCTCGGAAGATGCCATCGTCGTCTGGGACTTTGAAACAGGTGAAACACTCAGTGACAGTTTCATTGGACATGAAGAAGATCCCCACGAGTTATTGTTTAATCGCGATGGACAAGAATTAATTACGGGGAGCGTGGATGGCTCGATTCGCATCTGGGATGCTGCCACGGGGCGACAAATTCGCAGACTTAGTCATGAACACTGGGTAGCCGGGCTGGCACTTTCACCAGACGACAAATGGATCCTTTCTTGTAGTTTGGATGAGACCGTTCGCTTGTGGGACTTCGCTACGGGCAAGGAGCGCTATCGCCTTCCGGGACATGGCCGCGTTGGCGGCAATAGCACCACGGCAGTCGCATTCTCCGCTGATGGCAAAAAATTCTATTCATTCGGTATCGATCTGTTTTTGCGCGCTTACAGCACAAAGACCGGGCGCATCTTGGAAGAGTTTGCTATTCGGCCCAGTGGCATGAAGATCGCAGAGAATGAGGCTGGAACTGTCAAGGAGCGCATTGGAGATCCATTTAGCGAAGAACAGATAGACCAAGCTATTCTGTCTTCAGGTACATCGCTCTTGGCTGTGAGTGGACGACGAAAGAGCATCATCTATTTCTTCGATACGAAAACTGGGCAAGAAGTGAATACGTTCCATGCTCAAGACAGGCTCATGAGATACGTTGTCTCGCCAGCGCACAATCTGCTGGTGACGATTGAGCAGAGTACCAAGGTCGGTGCCCAGCCAAACGCACGTCCCCTGCGAACCTATTTCTTGCGTAAGGTGAATCTCGATACCAAACAAGTCGTTCAAGAGATCGAATTGGCCGAGTCCTTCGCCAGTGCATTGACGTTGTCTGAAGACGGCAAGCTATTGGCCTTATGCCAATCGGATCCAAACTGGTCGCCCATCTCAAAGCAATGGATCGATGTCTACAGCGTCGACGACTTGAAACCACAGGCGCGAGTACCTGGGTTTAAGAATCAAGTCGTCCGCATAGAGTTCTCCCCAGATAACTCTCAACTCGCGACAAGCCAACGTGATTCCACGGTTCTGATCTGGAATCTGAAAGAATTTGAATTCAATACGGGAATAACGCGGATAAATCAAAGCCGTCCACAGCTCTCGATGGCAGGCTTGAACTCAAACCACTCTGGGAGTCACCCATGA
- a CDS encoding WD40 repeat domain-containing protein, with amino-acid sequence MNAVRLTCLYLLIAVGIPATALAEDVPPVYGMQFSPDGKLLAAITSSSSPPGPLVLWNVDDWSIAKTVVLRRGGLDLDFSPNGDNIAYCTKKGVVGILDVATGEMIREFGANDERLNCVAFTPDGKTLVTAGEDTSIYLWNAKTGEQVGKFAGQSGKIHSLSVSPDGRSLLSVDEDRRVILWDLSTQKTRQTFEPSELHVRGGLFSSDGEFILTSQNDGTTRIRKPSTGELRARLRPGSYSANITSDNHLVATSSYGNEVHIFAVDLEDPSPEVRETLDDLLSRFLDENYEVRQHAAQEIVAMGMIAVPLLREAMHSEDAEIRVRARSLREQLLSPEPIAELTGHKKTVQVVDFSPDGKLLATGDWEGKIKVWDTTTFQEVVNLELPFPKGER; translated from the coding sequence ATGAACGCAGTTCGACTCACGTGCCTTTACCTCTTGATTGCAGTTGGCATCCCCGCCACGGCCCTCGCAGAAGATGTTCCCCCCGTCTATGGAATGCAATTCTCGCCCGATGGCAAACTCCTGGCGGCGATCACCAGTTCCTCCAGCCCACCCGGGCCGCTCGTGTTGTGGAATGTCGATGATTGGAGCATCGCCAAGACGGTGGTCTTGCGGAGGGGCGGGCTGGACCTCGATTTCTCTCCCAATGGTGACAACATCGCCTATTGTACGAAAAAAGGTGTTGTTGGAATCCTGGACGTGGCCACGGGAGAAATGATCCGCGAGTTCGGGGCGAACGATGAGAGGTTGAACTGCGTCGCATTCACGCCGGATGGAAAAACTCTGGTCACAGCGGGTGAGGACACCAGTATCTACCTGTGGAACGCGAAGACGGGAGAGCAGGTCGGCAAGTTTGCGGGACAATCCGGGAAGATTCACAGCTTATCCGTCTCTCCCGACGGTCGTAGCCTGCTTTCGGTCGACGAAGACAGGAGGGTCATTCTGTGGGACCTTTCCACACAAAAAACCAGACAGACATTCGAGCCCAGCGAACTTCATGTACGTGGAGGCTTATTCTCGAGCGATGGCGAGTTCATTCTGACTTCGCAGAATGACGGGACTACGCGTATTCGCAAACCCAGCACGGGGGAGTTGCGCGCGCGACTCCGACCAGGGAGCTATTCGGCAAACATTACAAGTGACAATCATCTTGTTGCGACGTCCAGTTATGGAAATGAAGTCCACATTTTTGCCGTCGATCTGGAAGATCCCTCTCCTGAAGTGCGCGAGACTTTGGACGACTTGCTCTCGAGATTCCTGGATGAGAATTACGAGGTTCGCCAGCATGCCGCCCAGGAGATTGTTGCCATGGGCATGATCGCCGTCCCACTGTTGCGCGAAGCAATGCACTCTGAAGACGCGGAGATTCGGGTTCGTGCGCGTAGCCTCAGAGAGCAATTGCTCTCCCCAGAGCCAATTGCAGAACTCACCGGCCACAAAAAGACGGTGCAAGTCGTCGATTTCTCTCCCGACGGCAAACTACTCGCCACGGGCGATTGGGAAGGAAAAATCAAAGTGTGGGACACGACGACTTTCCAAGAAGTCGTGAACCTCGAATTGCCTTTCCCGAAAGGTGAACGATAG
- a CDS encoding transposase family protein codes for MKPAPAGNLLTFLSQVPDPRGRQGRRHPLEAMLASVVCAMLQGARDYAAIAEWIHYQEVELNHTSGFTRTPPKEGAFRKLLMVLSPTHFARVLADWAKYCLGVYTEESLEAVAMDGKTLCGTLQRLRAHTWKTQKLFAKLGIVKK; via the coding sequence TTGAAACCCGCACCCGCGGGGAACTTGCTGACGTTTTTGTCACAGGTTCCCGATCCTCGCGGGCGCCAGGGACGTCGCCATCCTTTAGAGGCCATGCTGGCCTCGGTCGTTTGCGCCATGCTGCAAGGCGCTCGGGACTATGCTGCTATTGCCGAGTGGATCCACTATCAAGAGGTGGAGCTTAATCACACCTCAGGCTTCACGCGAACGCCGCCCAAAGAAGGAGCCTTTCGCAAACTGCTGATGGTCCTTTCGCCCACGCATTTCGCGCGTGTGCTAGCGGATTGGGCCAAGTATTGTCTCGGAGTGTACACCGAAGAGTCGCTCGAAGCGGTGGCAATGGACGGAAAAACTTTGTGCGGCACACTCCAACGGCTCCGTGCCCACACCTGGAAAACTCAAAAATTATTCGCAAAACTGGGCATTGTGAAAAAGTGA
- a CDS encoding mechanosensitive ion channel family protein, translating into MSSLRSILMALWILSFPAYAAAQDSAKEKEEATPDYTAVTTIDPEIPLDQLEILVKPLTKGELVVESDAWFDLLRNKARHIAAVRLGVKKTNEALDTNDAQAAKTSVEVAKEITDTVETEAIESEQKITDAAQESLGLDVKTSEGSVDEGQDTEAGNGDSATDVKEELLEDITVLQSERTALSDRLEVVLNSLAAKGGDVDEYRTYATSVSGIDLDTSDAWSAWHGITGWLASKEGGQRHAWNIAKFLLILLITYLVAKFVAAIVYWLLERKVSLSQLAEQLIASSIKNLIMLVGFAIALTALEVDITPILAAIGAMGLVVGLALQGTLSNFASGLMILINRPFDIGNVVTAGGVTGTVDQMNLVSTKFRTFDNQTIYVPNNEIWNNVITNITANDTRRVDLEFGIGYDDDFEEAEKIIREVVDNHELVLDDPEPVVVTHALADSSVNIVCRPWANTSDYWQVKTDVTREVKRRFDQAGISIPYPQQDVHMYTVGAGV; encoded by the coding sequence ATGTCTTCCCTGCGATCGATCCTCATGGCACTGTGGATACTCTCGTTTCCTGCGTACGCGGCGGCACAAGATTCCGCGAAGGAAAAGGAAGAGGCAACCCCAGATTACACCGCGGTCACAACTATCGATCCCGAGATTCCTCTCGACCAGCTCGAAATCCTGGTAAAGCCGCTGACCAAGGGGGAGCTCGTAGTCGAGTCCGATGCATGGTTCGATCTCTTGCGGAACAAGGCTCGTCACATTGCTGCGGTTCGTTTGGGAGTGAAGAAGACTAACGAAGCGCTAGACACCAACGATGCTCAAGCCGCAAAGACGTCGGTGGAAGTTGCCAAAGAGATTACCGATACTGTTGAAACTGAGGCAATAGAGTCGGAGCAGAAAATCACGGATGCGGCCCAGGAAAGCTTAGGGCTCGATGTCAAAACGTCTGAGGGATCGGTAGACGAAGGGCAAGATACAGAAGCGGGAAATGGCGATTCAGCTACTGATGTCAAAGAGGAATTGCTGGAAGACATTACCGTTCTGCAAAGTGAGAGGACGGCGCTTAGCGATCGTTTGGAAGTGGTCCTGAATTCACTCGCAGCCAAAGGGGGGGATGTGGATGAATATCGCACCTACGCCACGTCGGTGTCTGGAATCGATCTGGACACCTCCGACGCCTGGTCCGCCTGGCATGGAATTACCGGTTGGTTGGCATCCAAAGAGGGGGGGCAACGACATGCTTGGAATATTGCCAAATTCCTGCTGATCCTGCTTATCACCTATTTGGTCGCAAAATTTGTCGCGGCGATCGTTTACTGGTTGTTGGAACGCAAGGTTAGTTTAAGCCAGCTTGCCGAGCAGTTGATTGCCAGTTCCATCAAAAACTTGATCATGCTGGTGGGTTTTGCCATCGCTCTGACGGCCCTGGAAGTTGATATCACACCGATTTTGGCAGCGATCGGAGCAATGGGTTTGGTTGTTGGCCTGGCACTGCAAGGTACGTTGAGCAACTTCGCGAGTGGCCTGATGATCTTGATCAATCGCCCCTTCGATATTGGCAACGTTGTCACAGCCGGAGGGGTGACTGGAACGGTAGATCAGATGAACTTGGTTTCGACCAAGTTTCGCACATTCGACAATCAAACGATCTATGTGCCCAACAATGAGATTTGGAACAACGTTATCACCAACATCACTGCCAACGACACACGGCGCGTCGATTTGGAGTTTGGTATTGGCTATGACGATGATTTCGAAGAAGCGGAGAAAATCATCCGAGAGGTGGTAGATAACCATGAGTTAGTGCTAGACGATCCCGAACCGGTCGTCGTCACCCATGCCCTAGCAGATTCGTCGGTCAACATTGTGTGCCGTCCTTGGGCGAATACCAGCGACTACTGGCAAGTGAAGACAGACGTGACGCGTGAGGTGAAGCGGCGATTCGATCAAGCGGGGATTTCGATACCCTATCCACAACAGGACGTGCATATGTATACGGTTGGTGCGGGGGTTTAG
- a CDS encoding FAD-dependent oxidoreductase has product MRLFLLSFIFTFSHCFLTTKATEPATEYDIVVYGPTSAGVMAAVQAKRMGKSVILVGPDKHLGGLSSGGLGATDIGNKMAIGGLAREFYQRVGKHYGQDESWTFEPHVAEQTFEDFIADNPFEVHRDEWLDRTPGQGVTREEGRITSIKMLSGNSYRAKMFIDATYEGDLLAAANVTYTTGREPNSKYNETLNGVQIAQDKFHQFDGPVDPYLEPADPTSGLLPGVHPGSPGEQGSGDDRIQAYCFRMCLTDVEANRVPFPKPAGYDPMRYELLLRTIQAGANKHPQGYFTTTRMPNGKTDSNNCGPFSTDNIGMNYDYPEGDYATRQRIFDDHKTYQQGLMWFLANDPRVPEELRHSTSKWGLAKDEFVDSSNWPHQLYVREARRMIGPYVMTQANCQGKTVTDKSVGMGAYGMDSHHVQRYVTDEGNVRNEGDVQVHGFEPYPVDYGSIVPKKPECTNLLVPVCLSASHIAYGSIRMEPVFMVLGQSAATAAAHAIDESAPVQEIDYAKLRARLLEDKQVLE; this is encoded by the coding sequence ATGCGTTTATTTCTCTTGAGTTTCATTTTCACTTTTTCACATTGTTTCCTTACAACCAAGGCAACAGAACCCGCTACAGAGTATGACATCGTTGTCTATGGCCCCACCAGCGCTGGAGTCATGGCCGCTGTCCAAGCCAAGCGCATGGGCAAGTCGGTGATCCTGGTAGGACCCGACAAACATCTTGGCGGTCTCTCCAGTGGTGGCCTGGGTGCGACAGACATCGGCAACAAGATGGCAATTGGCGGCTTGGCTCGAGAGTTCTACCAGCGCGTTGGCAAGCACTATGGTCAGGACGAATCATGGACCTTCGAACCTCATGTTGCCGAGCAAACATTCGAAGATTTCATAGCCGACAACCCTTTCGAAGTGCATCGCGACGAGTGGCTCGATCGCACACCTGGCCAAGGGGTGACGAGGGAAGAGGGTCGTATTACTTCGATCAAGATGCTTTCTGGCAACTCCTATCGCGCGAAGATGTTCATCGATGCGACCTACGAGGGAGACCTCCTCGCAGCCGCCAATGTTACGTATACGACAGGACGCGAGCCGAATAGTAAATACAACGAAACACTCAATGGAGTACAGATCGCACAGGATAAGTTTCACCAATTCGATGGACCTGTCGATCCGTATCTTGAACCGGCCGACCCCACAAGCGGACTGTTGCCAGGAGTTCATCCCGGAAGTCCGGGTGAACAGGGATCTGGCGACGATCGCATTCAAGCCTATTGCTTCCGCATGTGTCTGACCGATGTCGAAGCAAATCGTGTTCCCTTTCCTAAGCCCGCTGGCTACGACCCCATGCGGTACGAATTACTGCTCCGCACGATCCAGGCTGGAGCAAATAAGCATCCTCAAGGCTACTTTACCACGACGCGTATGCCCAATGGAAAAACCGACTCGAACAACTGTGGTCCGTTTTCCACAGACAACATAGGGATGAACTATGACTATCCCGAGGGAGACTATGCTACTCGTCAGCGGATCTTCGACGACCACAAGACTTATCAGCAAGGATTAATGTGGTTCCTGGCCAATGATCCTCGGGTTCCGGAAGAATTACGTCATTCGACCTCGAAGTGGGGTTTGGCCAAGGACGAGTTTGTGGATAGCAGCAATTGGCCCCATCAGCTCTATGTTCGTGAAGCCCGCCGAATGATCGGCCCCTATGTGATGACCCAAGCTAACTGCCAAGGTAAAACAGTCACCGATAAATCGGTCGGGATGGGAGCCTATGGAATGGATTCGCACCATGTCCAGCGTTATGTCACTGATGAGGGCAACGTTCGCAATGAAGGGGACGTCCAGGTCCACGGGTTTGAGCCGTATCCGGTTGACTATGGTTCCATCGTGCCTAAGAAACCTGAGTGTACGAACCTGCTAGTGCCTGTCTGCCTTTCTGCAAGTCATATCGCCTATGGTTCGATCCGAATGGAGCCAGTCTTCATGGTTCTAGGCCAAAGTGCTGCCACGGCCGCAGCGCATGCTATCGACGAAAGCGCACCCGTGCAGGAAATCGACTATGCAAAACTCCGTGCGCGACTCCTAGAAGACAAGCAGGTCCTCGAATAG